In Streptomyces sp. NBC_00704, a genomic segment contains:
- a CDS encoding ABC transporter ATP-binding protein has translation MSGVRKAYGGRPVLHDVDLDVSAGTLVGVVGENGAGKSTLLKIAVGHLAPDRGTVTRAGAVGYCPQQAVLNDAFTVGQHLRVFQMAYRLPTLERARELMELLALTGCGRQRAGELSGGTRQKLNLLIALMHDPQLLVLDEPYQGFDWDTHQRFWNLAVGLRDQGRSIIVVSHLLHDRHHFDAIAHLREGRLHFEEPGR, from the coding sequence ATGAGCGGAGTCCGCAAGGCGTACGGCGGGCGGCCGGTCCTGCACGACGTGGATCTCGACGTGTCCGCCGGGACGCTGGTGGGGGTCGTCGGCGAGAACGGCGCGGGGAAGAGCACGCTGCTGAAGATCGCCGTGGGACACCTCGCGCCCGACCGCGGAACGGTGACACGGGCCGGAGCGGTGGGGTACTGCCCGCAACAGGCGGTGCTGAACGACGCGTTCACCGTCGGACAGCATCTGCGGGTGTTTCAGATGGCCTACCGCCTGCCGACTCTGGAACGGGCCCGCGAGCTGATGGAGCTGCTCGCGCTGACCGGCTGCGGACGGCAGCGGGCCGGCGAACTCAGCGGCGGGACGCGGCAGAAGCTGAACCTGCTGATCGCCCTCATGCACGATCCGCAGCTGCTGGTCCTGGACGAGCCCTACCAGGGTTTCGACTGGGACACCCACCAGCGGTTCTGGAACCTGGCCGTCGGCCTGCGAGATCAGGGCCGGTCGATCATCGTCGTCTCTCATCTGCTGCACGACCGGCACCACTTCGACGCGATCGCCCACCTGCGCGAGGGCCGTCTGCACTTCGAGGAGCCGGGCCGTTGA